The Erigeron canadensis isolate Cc75 chromosome 1, C_canadensis_v1, whole genome shotgun sequence genome segment aaaccattaattgagttaaaaaaataatgaatacaTATATCATACAAACTATGTATTACACAATTCTTATATACATTGGATACGTGTAAATTCTAATCTCATATTGCTTGAAAAACCGAGCAATTAAACAAGTCGTAAATGACACTTTGGACATCCTTAACGAAAACCAGAACCCCCCTTATTCGACCCAGATAACCTACGAGCAGCTGCAGTACCAGCTGCTGCACCTGATAAAGACAGGCGTTTTTTAGCCGGCCCAGTAGTAGATTTCTTTTCTGTGGTCCCTTTCTTAGCTGACCCTAAAGGGCTAGGACTAGGACTACGACTTGGGCTTTGGGTTGGCGTTGGTATCATGGACTTGGTTTTAGTCGACTTAGGTGAAGAAACACGTGGTGAAGAAACACGAGGTGATGACACACGAGGTGAAGATACTTCACGaaatgaagaacttgaagaaatGCTATGCCTCCGGTTTCTTGGGGATGGTGTATGGTCATTTATGCTTCGCGGGCTAGCTGGTGTTGGTCTTCTATTGGATACAGATGGTGATCGTGGTGATGACATAGAGGGTGACCGGTCTAGTCTCTTGCTTATGTCACCAACAGATGATGAACGGGTCAGTTTGACTGGCTGTTGTTCGTTGTCATTTGGCGTTTGGGATTCCCATGGTCGGGCTGCCATCCATCGGTCTAACCAACTCCAACCCCAATGTGGATTATTTGGATCCATGAAAGTTGGATTTGCAGACTTTGATTGGTTCCTCCACATTTGTTGTTGAGTTTGTGCATAAGCTAGAGCCCGTTCTCTTCGTGCAGTAGCCTCTTCTTTGTTTTGTATGCTTGCTTCTATTTGCTCTTTTGATCTTCGAGTATTATCCCATTCATTACCCAACTGATTAAACATTTGAGCCCAAATTATGATCATTCAACAAAAGCAGCACATTTTCTAAATTATACATTATCCTATAAGCATTATGCCTATGACATTTGACCACAAAAACCTCAATAGTTATAACAGATTTCCTTGGGTATAAGTTGTTTGTCTAGGTTGGACGGTTCAAAACATTGTTCTATCAAAAACAGATTCAAACTTGAGctagcaaaatgggtgggttgggtaagaCAAAACATATGATTTATGCGACGAATCAGTTTTACCCAAAATACCTTTTATCCAAGTGATTTAAAAGCTTCTGTAAAAAAATGCCAGTCACATATGATTACAAAAGCATACTATTTCAATACTCAAACACTTGCAAATAAAATGATTTGGGAGATTTCCTGCAgtaaaattacacttttggcgacatttaatatgtttttattcaaGCTATTTTTGGATTATACCCTTTTGACCAGTTGGATATTTGAAACCCAGATCCACCCATTTAAACATGCCGAACTGGCACCTATAAATCAAACTAACTAACCACGACCATCAAAAAGCAAACTAAAATTCCATTGTCTTCAAGATTTTTTGGTAAGGTGTGAAAACTTACATAGGATTTCATGTGAGCAAGCTCTCTCTCACGTTTCTGCATAAGCTGTCGTTGTAAAGCCTGGTTCTCTTCCGACATTCGAATCCTTCTGGCTCGAACCTGAGACTGTACACGGGCCagagtctgcatacatcttaAGGTTGTTACAGCTTGCCGTTTGACCGACTGGCTTTGAACCAGCACTTTTAACCTCACAAACCCTTTCAAAGCCCGTAACTTTCTTCTTGCCTTCAAGTAACAAAAAACCAACAACCATATGCCTTATATTAGCATATTTACAATGAGACAAACAACATGTTTCAAGAAAGGTTCACATAAAGAACATCTACCAAATAACGACGAAAAGCTGTCTGAATCTTAATTGCAGCCACTTCTTCCTTGGATTTACCCAAGAAACGTCGCAAAGCTGCTGCTGCTACTGCAGCCCGTGCAGTAGCATATGCCATTTTAGAGCCACCTTTCTTCTGCTCATTCTCTTGTTTTACGggtttctttttctcaacttctTTTATAGGCTTATTCGGCTCATTCTGTTCTTCTATGGGCTTGCTTGGCTCATTCTCCGGCTCTTTTTGTTTACTTGTTTCTGCCTCTTGTCCTGCAAACTTCAAGTCATCTTCCCGTTCAGGTGGAGGAGAATGAAGTGCAGGGGTCGCAAATGCAGTTTCAGATTGAGACGGTTCTGattcaacatttttttgttttccaaaccatGTTTTCTTTGAAGCAGTTTTTAGGGGTTTCTATGATATCAAatcacaacaacaaaaaatatgttatctcattttatgcatatacatatcagagtatttttatttcatataacaatgcaccttttctttcttatctttGGAATCATTATTGCTA includes the following:
- the LOC122586026 gene encoding protein IQ-DOMAIN 3-like, yielding MGKKGGWISAWKKAFVSSSNNDSKDKKEKKPLKTASKKTWFGKQKNVESEPSQSETAFATPALHSPPPEREDDLKFAGQEAETSKQKEPENEPSKPIEEQNEPNKPIKEVEKKKPVKQENEQKKGGSKMAYATARAAVAAAALRRFLGKSKEEVAAIKIQTAFRRYLARRKLRALKGFVRLKVLVQSQSVKRQAVTTLRCMQTLARVQSQVRARRIRMSEENQALQRQLMQKRERELAHMKSYLGNEWDNTRRSKEQIEASIQNKEEATARRERALAYAQTQQQMWRNQSKSANPTFMDPNNPHWGWSWLDRWMAARPWESQTPNDNEQQPVKLTRSSSVGDISKRLDRSPSMSSPRSPSVSNRRPTPASPRSINDHTPSPRNRRHSISSSSSFREVSSPRVSSPRVSSPRVSSPKSTKTKSMIPTPTQSPSRSPSPSPLGSAKKGTTEKKSTTGPAKKRLSLSGAAAGTAAARRLSGSNKGGSGFR